Proteins co-encoded in one Actinomadura luteofluorescens genomic window:
- a CDS encoding MFS transporter has translation MSAPATTSARYRDVFGVPEFRTLFSLQTLQVGGDSVRTIALSVQTFERTGSPVAAALVFAAGMLPYVVGGALLLSLADRVPARRLLTGYHLLRLAVTAVLAVGGLPLPMIMALLVAAGLFAPVGSAAVQARLPVLLPGDGYVLGRSLFSMTSAGAQIAGQAAGGLLLSVLAPSGTLWLAAAGAALAAGLARFRLPDAPAPARAVSTGTARATWQTNRFLLGRRTTRGLLLAGWLPISLSVAAEGVAVPYAGELGRPDAAGLLLSAAAAGMFAGNLVAGRWVRPDLRDRLALPLAALTGAPLLLFAFGPGLPAACALMAVGTFGLGYELPVQRRLVDAVPEDVRGQAIGLYGSGLMTGQAAGIGAAGALGEVMAPGQVMVLCGAATLIACLFLHRPLR, from the coding sequence ATGTCCGCTCCTGCAACGACGTCCGCGCGGTACCGCGACGTCTTCGGCGTCCCCGAGTTCCGGACGCTGTTCTCCCTCCAGACGCTCCAGGTGGGCGGCGACTCGGTCCGCACGATCGCGCTGTCGGTCCAGACGTTCGAACGCACGGGCTCGCCGGTCGCGGCGGCGCTCGTCTTCGCCGCCGGGATGCTCCCGTACGTGGTCGGCGGCGCCCTGCTGCTCTCGCTCGCCGACCGCGTCCCGGCGCGGCGGCTGCTCACCGGCTACCACCTGCTGCGCCTGGCGGTCACGGCCGTCCTCGCGGTGGGCGGGCTCCCGCTGCCGATGATCATGGCGCTGCTCGTCGCGGCGGGGCTGTTCGCCCCGGTCGGCAGCGCGGCGGTCCAGGCCCGGCTGCCCGTCCTGCTGCCCGGGGACGGCTACGTGCTCGGACGGTCCCTGTTCTCGATGACCAGCGCGGGCGCCCAGATCGCCGGCCAGGCCGCCGGCGGGCTGCTGCTGTCGGTGCTCGCCCCTTCCGGGACGCTCTGGCTCGCCGCCGCCGGCGCGGCGCTGGCCGCGGGGCTCGCCCGCTTCCGCCTCCCGGACGCTCCCGCACCGGCCCGGGCCGTCTCCACCGGGACGGCGCGGGCGACATGGCAGACCAACCGGTTCCTTCTGGGCCGCCGCACGACGCGCGGGCTGCTCCTGGCCGGATGGCTGCCGATCTCACTGTCGGTGGCGGCGGAGGGTGTCGCGGTCCCCTACGCGGGAGAGCTGGGACGCCCGGACGCGGCCGGGCTGCTGCTGTCGGCCGCCGCGGCCGGGATGTTCGCGGGCAACCTGGTCGCGGGCCGCTGGGTCCGCCCGGACCTGCGGGACCGCCTCGCGCTGCCGCTGGCAGCACTGACCGGCGCGCCGCTCCTGCTGTTCGCGTTCGGGCCGGGCCTGCCGGCGGCGTGCGCGCTGATGGCGGTGGGGACGTTCGGGCTGGGCTACGAACTGCCCGTCCAGCGGCGGCTCGTGGACGCCGTGCCCGAGGACGTCCGCGGGCAGGCGATCGGCCTGTACGGCAGCGGCCTCATGACCGGCCAGGCGGCCGGCATCGGCGCGGCGGGCGCCCTGGGCGAGGTGATGGCGCCCGGTCAGGTCATGGTGCTGTGCGGCGCCGCGACGCTGATCGCCTGCCTCTTCCTCCACCGGCCCCTTCGCTGA
- a CDS encoding KamA family radical SAM protein: MRSTGRKFRAFTAKHLDELTARAGLTPAQRLATRAVATVLPFRTNAYVIDELIDWSAAPDDPIYRLVFPQEDMLPAEDVAHLSDLLSREAPKAEVEAAAHRVRMKLNPHPAGQMELNIPSFGDGKIPGMQHKYDETVLYFPKQGQTCHAYCTYCFRWAQFVGEADLKMAGDEPTALREYVLAHPEVTSVLFTGGDAMIMGEPVLRRYVEPLLDLDQLESIRIGTKSLAYWPQKFVTDPDADDMLRLFEQVVASGKNLAFMAHFTHPRELEPLMVAEACRRIRDTGAIIRTQAPLIRTINDDAAAWESMWRTQTRMGLVPYYMFVERDTGPQDYFAVPLVRAHEIFRDAYANVSGLARTVRGPSMSATPGKVCMDGVVEIAGQKAMALHFIQCRDSDLVGKPFFAQYDPEAVWLDDLKPAFADRFPWQK, from the coding sequence ATGCGATCGACCGGTCGCAAGTTCCGCGCCTTCACGGCGAAGCACCTCGACGAGCTCACGGCTCGCGCGGGGCTGACACCCGCGCAGCGGCTCGCGACCCGAGCGGTGGCGACGGTGCTGCCGTTCCGGACGAACGCCTACGTGATCGACGAGCTCATCGACTGGTCGGCCGCGCCCGACGACCCGATCTACCGCCTCGTCTTCCCGCAGGAGGACATGCTCCCCGCCGAGGACGTGGCGCACCTGTCGGACCTGCTGAGCCGCGAGGCGCCCAAGGCGGAGGTCGAGGCCGCCGCCCACCGGGTGCGGATGAAGCTCAACCCCCATCCGGCGGGCCAGATGGAGCTCAACATCCCGAGCTTCGGGGACGGCAAGATCCCCGGGATGCAGCACAAGTACGACGAGACGGTGCTGTACTTCCCCAAACAGGGCCAGACATGCCACGCCTACTGCACCTACTGCTTCCGGTGGGCCCAGTTCGTCGGCGAGGCCGACCTGAAGATGGCCGGTGACGAGCCCACCGCGCTCCGCGAGTACGTCCTCGCGCACCCCGAGGTGACGAGCGTCCTGTTCACCGGCGGCGACGCCATGATCATGGGCGAGCCGGTGCTGCGCCGCTACGTCGAGCCGCTGCTCGACCTCGACCAGCTCGAATCCATCCGGATCGGGACCAAGTCGCTGGCCTACTGGCCGCAGAAGTTCGTCACCGACCCCGACGCCGACGACATGCTGCGGCTGTTCGAGCAGGTCGTGGCCTCGGGCAAGAACCTGGCCTTCATGGCGCACTTCACCCACCCGCGCGAGCTCGAACCGCTCATGGTCGCCGAGGCGTGCCGCCGCATCCGCGACACCGGCGCGATCATCCGCACCCAGGCGCCGCTGATCCGGACGATCAACGACGACGCCGCCGCCTGGGAGAGCATGTGGCGCACGCAGACCCGGATGGGTCTCGTCCCGTACTACATGTTCGTCGAGCGCGACACGGGGCCGCAGGACTACTTCGCCGTGCCGCTCGTCCGGGCGCACGAGATCTTCCGCGACGCCTACGCGAACGTCTCCGGGCTGGCGCGGACCGTCCGCGGCCCGTCCATGTCGGCCACGCCCGGCAAGGTCTGCATGGACGGGGTCGTGGAGATCGCGGGCCAGAAGGCCATGGCGCTGCACTTCATCCAGTGCCGCGACTCCGATCTCGTCGGCAAGCCGTTCTTCGCGCAGTACGACCCTGAGGCCGTCTGGCTGGACGACCTCAAGCCGGCCTTCGCCGATCGATTCCCCTGGCAGAAGTGA
- a CDS encoding DUF998 domain-containing protein: protein MNSDQRGGPGAVPMHLIVLAGLASVTYASFVLENLLSPKLDFFNGYVSELSASDQPFHFVYSAGDLITGVLSILVAAGTLRRLTRKPLATAGWVFLGLFGVCAIGDASFPLDCAPSLETWCALRERSENVSFSHEFHSVTSSAVIVCGVAALLLLSLAARRYGWWPALARWGWLLALAESVAALGTLVAMYVGQWLGIVQRVQIGILCLGLLTIAWALYSDRREAAREARDVSDAREGACL, encoded by the coding sequence GTGAACTCTGACCAGCGGGGCGGGCCGGGTGCCGTCCCCATGCACCTGATCGTCCTCGCCGGGCTGGCGTCGGTCACCTACGCCAGCTTCGTGCTGGAGAACCTCCTCAGCCCCAAGCTGGACTTCTTCAACGGCTATGTGAGCGAACTCTCGGCCTCCGACCAGCCGTTCCACTTCGTCTACAGCGCCGGCGACCTCATCACCGGCGTGCTGTCGATCCTGGTGGCGGCCGGGACGCTCCGCAGGCTCACGCGCAAGCCCCTCGCGACCGCCGGGTGGGTCTTCCTCGGGCTGTTCGGCGTGTGCGCCATCGGCGACGCGTCCTTCCCGCTGGACTGCGCGCCGAGCCTGGAGACCTGGTGCGCCCTTCGGGAACGCTCCGAGAACGTGTCGTTCTCCCACGAGTTCCACTCGGTGACCAGCAGCGCCGTGATCGTCTGCGGGGTGGCGGCGCTGCTGCTGCTGTCCCTGGCCGCGCGCCGGTACGGCTGGTGGCCCGCGCTGGCCCGCTGGGGCTGGCTGCTGGCGCTCGCCGAGTCGGTGGCCGCGCTCGGGACGCTGGTGGCGATGTACGTGGGGCAGTGGCTCGGGATCGTCCAGCGCGTCCAGATCGGCATCCTGTGCCTGGGGCTGCTGACCATCGCGTGGGCGCTGTACTCCGACCGGCGGGAGGCGGCGCGCGAGGCACGGGACGTGTCGGACGCGCGGGAGGGGGCGTGCCTGTGA
- a CDS encoding alpha/beta fold hydrolase: protein MSRTDGGAGRGPGEIVNVGREQVHVVESGPADGPPLLLSSGLGGAWFDWEPSVALLREEHRVIAYDRPGLGLSPAAAAPPSLRRDTAVMGALAERAGRPVTVLAHSMAAFAAEALARTRQGLVRGMVLLDPSYEGEAWVPVRLAAALAPLAAAAGAVLGATRLARTAGPFGRRMVLRRTSRRDEAVPEEVVRSVYGRGTVLGAVLAEELAYREMAADLAGLRERRPFPPVPLAVVTALGDVDGDDRKRAWAEAHERLAEMTPLGSRIELPDALHMVPLDRPDAVADAVAGLRRMEGAA, encoded by the coding sequence GTGAGCCGCACGGACGGGGGCGCCGGCCGCGGCCCCGGCGAGATCGTGAACGTGGGCCGCGAGCAGGTGCACGTGGTCGAGTCGGGCCCGGCGGACGGCCCGCCGCTGCTGCTCAGCTCCGGCCTGGGCGGCGCCTGGTTCGACTGGGAGCCGTCCGTCGCGCTGCTCCGCGAGGAGCACCGGGTGATCGCCTACGACCGTCCGGGCCTCGGCCTCAGCCCCGCCGCGGCCGCCCCGCCGTCGCTGCGCCGCGACACCGCCGTCATGGGGGCGCTGGCGGAGCGGGCCGGCCGGCCGGTGACCGTCCTCGCGCACTCGATGGCCGCGTTCGCCGCCGAGGCGCTGGCCAGGACGCGCCAGGGGCTCGTGCGGGGCATGGTGCTGCTCGACCCGAGCTACGAGGGCGAGGCGTGGGTGCCCGTGCGGCTGGCCGCCGCGCTGGCCCCGCTCGCCGCGGCGGCGGGCGCCGTGCTCGGCGCGACCCGGCTGGCGAGGACCGCCGGGCCGTTCGGCCGGCGGATGGTCCTCAGGCGCACCAGCCGCCGCGACGAGGCCGTCCCGGAGGAGGTCGTGCGGTCGGTGTACGGGCGCGGGACGGTGCTCGGCGCGGTCCTCGCGGAGGAACTGGCCTACCGGGAGATGGCCGCCGACCTGGCGGGGCTGCGCGAGCGGCGCCCCTTCCCGCCCGTCCCGCTGGCCGTCGTGACCGCACTGGGCGACGTGGACGGCGACGACCGCAAGCGCGCATGGGCCGAGGCGCACGAGCGGCTCGCCGAGATGACCCCGCTCGGCAGTCGGATCGAGCTTCCGGACGCCCTGCACATGGTCCCCCTCGACCGTCCCGACGCGGTGGCCGACGCGGTCGCCGGCCTCCGCCGGATGGAGGGGGCCGCATGA
- the plsX gene encoding phosphate acyltransferase PlsX, with the protein MGGDHAPEEIIAGAVAAVREHGVRLVLVGRAPRIRRELDLHGVLGTIPIVHADEALDMGEGALASWRKPRSSIAIACHLIKQGRASALVSAGSTAGVVATSRLRLKGQQGVMRPAIAVALPTRPHPTILLDAGATADVKPEGLVQFAALGTAYAQILLGVDRPSVGLLNIGTEPGKGNKLTKRAHELLATGSHGIEFAGNVEGHDLLSGRVDVIVADGFTGNIALKTVEGTVATAFAEIRDAMTSTPAARMGALLQRRRLQELRDRLDPDTYGGGVLLGLNGTVVIAHGASRARAITSACDLAHRLAAGRIVERIREQVAATRTSRFGRWTHGERDGDRPAERAADRPGEKVPEIPSPAADTVPDLNEPPAAT; encoded by the coding sequence ATGGGCGGCGACCACGCCCCCGAGGAGATCATCGCGGGGGCGGTGGCCGCGGTCCGCGAGCACGGCGTCCGGCTGGTGCTGGTCGGGCGGGCGCCGCGGATCCGCCGGGAGCTCGACCTGCACGGCGTCCTCGGCACGATCCCCATCGTGCACGCCGACGAGGCCCTGGACATGGGCGAGGGCGCGCTCGCGAGCTGGCGCAAGCCCCGCTCGTCCATCGCGATCGCCTGCCATCTGATCAAGCAGGGGCGGGCGTCGGCGCTGGTGTCGGCGGGCAGCACCGCCGGGGTCGTGGCGACGTCGCGGCTGCGGCTCAAGGGCCAGCAGGGCGTGATGCGGCCGGCGATCGCGGTGGCGCTGCCGACGCGGCCGCACCCCACGATCCTGCTGGACGCGGGCGCCACCGCCGACGTCAAGCCGGAGGGGCTCGTCCAGTTCGCCGCGCTCGGCACCGCGTACGCGCAGATCCTGCTCGGGGTCGACCGCCCGTCCGTGGGCCTGCTCAACATCGGCACCGAGCCCGGCAAGGGCAACAAGCTCACCAAACGGGCGCACGAGCTGCTCGCGACCGGCAGCCACGGCATCGAGTTCGCCGGGAACGTCGAGGGCCACGACCTGCTGAGCGGGCGCGTCGACGTCATCGTCGCCGACGGGTTCACCGGCAACATCGCGCTCAAGACCGTGGAGGGCACGGTCGCGACCGCGTTCGCGGAGATCCGCGACGCGATGACCTCCACCCCCGCCGCGCGGATGGGCGCCCTGCTCCAGCGGCGCCGCCTCCAGGAGCTGCGCGACCGCCTCGACCCCGACACCTACGGCGGCGGCGTGCTGCTCGGCCTGAACGGGACGGTCGTGATCGCGCACGGGGCGTCCCGCGCCCGCGCCATCACCTCGGCCTGCGACCTGGCGCACCGGCTGGCCGCCGGGCGGATCGTCGAGCGGATCCGCGAGCAGGTCGCCGCGACCCGCACGTCCCGGTTCGGGCGCTGGACGCACGGCGAGCGCGACGGCGACAGGCCCGCCGAGAGGGCCGCGGACAGGCCCGGCGAGAAGGTCCCGGAGATCCCCTCACCCGCCGCCGACACCGTCCCCGACCTCAACGAACCGCCCGCCGCGACCTAG
- the argS gene encoding arginine--tRNA ligase, with protein sequence MPDPQLVLAARVQAAISAAFGPSYADTDPVIRPSQFADLQANVALPLAKKLGRKPREVAEEITANLDTAGVVSDVQVSGPGFINLTLSDGWIAGEAQRALEDERLAVPLADKPQKVVVEYSSPNVAKEMHVGHLRTTIVGDAIARILAFLGHEVVRDNHVGDWGTPFGMLIEHLLDLGEDAAARDDSSVSDLTAFYQAAREKFDGDEAFADRSRRRVVALQAGDAETLRLWNVLVEVSKRYFNSVYGRLGVTLTDDDIKGESYYNDLLAPTARELEDKGIAVISDGALCAFPPGFTGREGEPLPVIIRKSDGGYNYSTTDLATIRYRVDTEHVDRMVYVVGAPQSLHFQMVFAVARMAGWLNDEVRAEHAQIGNVLGTDGKILRTRAGGTVKLSELLDEAVERAGAVFDEIQHDEPFDDATRAGIVQAVGMGAVKYADLSVARDSEYTFDFDRMISFNGKTGPYLQYAAARIRSIFRKGGLAPEDATGPITLTHPAERALALELLGFGAVLKQAGETAEPHRLASYVYSVADAYTTFYENCPVLKAPDEETKASRLALCAATLRTLVTGLGLLGVPTPERM encoded by the coding sequence ATGCCCGATCCGCAACTCGTACTCGCCGCCCGGGTCCAGGCCGCGATCAGCGCCGCCTTCGGACCGTCGTACGCGGACACCGACCCGGTCATCCGGCCGTCGCAGTTCGCCGACCTTCAGGCCAACGTGGCGCTGCCGCTGGCCAAGAAGCTGGGCCGCAAGCCGCGAGAGGTGGCCGAGGAGATCACGGCGAACCTCGACACCGCGGGCGTCGTGTCGGACGTGCAGGTCAGCGGCCCCGGGTTCATCAACCTGACGCTCAGCGACGGGTGGATCGCCGGCGAGGCGCAGCGGGCCCTGGAGGACGAGCGGCTCGCCGTCCCCCTCGCGGACAAGCCGCAGAAGGTCGTCGTCGAGTACTCCTCCCCGAACGTGGCGAAGGAGATGCACGTCGGGCACCTGCGGACCACGATCGTCGGCGACGCGATCGCGCGGATCCTGGCGTTCCTCGGGCACGAGGTCGTCCGGGACAACCACGTCGGCGACTGGGGCACCCCGTTCGGCATGCTGATCGAGCACCTGCTCGACCTCGGGGAGGACGCCGCCGCGCGCGACGACTCGTCCGTCAGCGACCTGACCGCCTTCTACCAGGCCGCGCGGGAGAAGTTCGACGGCGACGAGGCGTTCGCCGACCGGTCCCGGCGCAGGGTCGTCGCGCTCCAGGCGGGCGACGCCGAGACGCTGCGGCTCTGGAACGTCCTCGTCGAGGTGTCGAAGCGGTACTTCAACTCCGTCTACGGGCGGCTCGGCGTCACCCTCACCGACGACGACATCAAGGGCGAGAGCTACTACAACGACCTGCTGGCCCCGACCGCCCGGGAGCTGGAGGACAAGGGCATCGCGGTGATCAGCGACGGGGCGCTGTGCGCGTTCCCGCCCGGGTTCACCGGCCGGGAGGGCGAGCCCCTCCCGGTGATCATCCGCAAGAGCGACGGCGGCTACAACTACTCCACCACCGACCTCGCCACGATCCGGTACCGGGTCGACACCGAGCACGTCGACCGGATGGTCTACGTGGTCGGGGCGCCGCAGTCGCTGCACTTCCAGATGGTGTTCGCCGTCGCGCGGATGGCGGGCTGGCTGAACGACGAGGTCAGGGCCGAGCACGCGCAGATCGGCAACGTCCTCGGCACCGACGGCAAGATCCTGCGGACCCGGGCGGGCGGCACCGTCAAGCTGTCGGAGCTGCTGGACGAGGCGGTCGAGCGGGCCGGCGCCGTGTTCGACGAGATCCAGCACGACGAGCCGTTCGACGACGCGACCCGGGCCGGGATCGTCCAGGCGGTCGGCATGGGCGCGGTGAAGTACGCCGACCTGTCGGTGGCGCGCGACAGCGAGTACACCTTCGACTTCGACCGGATGATCTCGTTCAACGGCAAGACGGGCCCGTACCTGCAGTACGCGGCCGCGCGGATCCGGTCGATCTTCCGCAAGGGCGGCCTGGCCCCCGAGGACGCGACCGGCCCGATCACGCTCACCCACCCGGCCGAGCGCGCGCTGGCGCTGGAGCTGCTCGGGTTCGGCGCCGTGCTGAAGCAGGCCGGCGAGACCGCCGAGCCGCACCGGCTGGCGAGCTACGTCTACTCGGTCGCCGACGCCTACACGACGTTCTACGAGAACTGCCCGGTGCTGAAGGCACCCGACGAGGAGACGAAGGCGTCGCGGCTGGCGCTGTGCGCGGCGACGCTGCGCACGCTCGTCACCGGCCTCGGCCTCCTCGGCGTCCCCACCCCCGAGCGCATGTGA
- a CDS encoding LLM class flavin-dependent oxidoreductase, protein MTPPRPRRPLRFGLSLAPDASAPLLRTAQEADRCGLDLLGIRDRPYRRDTADALALMAAVLAGTSRIRVLPAVACLPLRPPAALAKAIATMDRLSGGRAELGLGTGMEPGGVEAYGGPRLDGAASRRALEEAVQLIRLHWSDQNGLRFAGEHYRFAAAQAGPAPAHQIGIWLGVTGPRGLDLAGRVADGWIAPSSLVPPKRLADGQRRLDEAALRAGREPGEIRRVYVLEGDVDGRESRGFLHGPPRQWIYELTELAVGHGVDSFLYGGDPEQLQVFAMEIVPAVREQVTRERAGPAQGPAQAEPRPEALPRAGQPSPHGTSVP, encoded by the coding sequence ATGACGCCGCCTCGGCCGAGGCGCCCGCTGCGGTTCGGCCTGTCCCTGGCCCCGGACGCCTCCGCTCCGCTGCTCCGCACCGCGCAGGAGGCGGACCGGTGCGGGCTCGACCTGCTCGGGATCCGCGACCGGCCGTACCGGCGCGACACCGCCGACGCGCTCGCGCTGATGGCGGCCGTGCTGGCCGGCACGTCCCGGATCCGGGTGCTGCCCGCGGTGGCGTGCCTGCCGCTGCGACCGCCCGCCGCGCTCGCCAAGGCGATCGCGACGATGGACCGGCTCAGCGGCGGCCGCGCCGAGCTCGGTCTCGGCACGGGGATGGAGCCGGGCGGCGTCGAGGCCTACGGCGGGCCGCGCCTTGACGGTGCCGCGTCGCGCCGCGCCCTGGAGGAGGCCGTGCAGCTCATCCGGCTGCACTGGAGCGACCAGAACGGGCTGCGGTTCGCGGGCGAGCACTACCGGTTCGCGGCGGCGCAGGCGGGCCCGGCGCCCGCGCACCAGATCGGCATCTGGCTCGGCGTCACCGGGCCGCGCGGCCTCGACCTGGCCGGGAGGGTCGCCGACGGCTGGATCGCGCCGTCGTCGCTCGTCCCGCCGAAGCGGCTCGCGGACGGGCAGCGCCGCCTCGACGAGGCCGCGCTGAGGGCCGGCCGGGAGCCCGGCGAGATCCGCCGCGTCTACGTCCTCGAAGGGGACGTCGACGGGCGGGAGTCGCGGGGCTTCCTGCACGGCCCGCCGCGCCAGTGGATCTACGAGCTGACCGAGCTGGCCGTCGGGCACGGCGTCGACTCGTTCCTGTACGGCGGCGATCCCGAGCAGCTCCAGGTGTTCGCCATGGAGATCGTCCCGGCCGTCCGGGAGCAGGTCACCCGCGAACGGGCCGGGCCCGCGCAGGGCCCCGCACAGGCGGAGCCGCGGCCCGAGGCTCTGCCCCGGGCCGGTCAGCCCTCGCCCCACGGCACGAGCGTGCCGTGA
- a CDS encoding DUF2630 family protein yields the protein MDEKDILARIDEYVGEERRLRERYQRDELDREEEHRRLERLEVALDQCWDLLRRRRARLEAGEGPGGDEVRPPDEVEGYLQ from the coding sequence ATGGACGAGAAGGACATCCTGGCCCGCATCGACGAGTATGTGGGGGAGGAGCGGCGGCTCCGCGAGCGGTACCAGCGCGACGAGCTCGACCGCGAGGAGGAGCACCGGCGGCTGGAGCGGCTGGAGGTCGCGCTCGACCAGTGCTGGGACCTGCTGCGCCGCCGCCGGGCCAGGCTGGAGGCCGGTGAGGGCCCCGGCGGCGACGAGGTCCGGCCGCCGGACGAGGTCGAAGGCTACCTGCAATGA
- a CDS encoding aldehyde dehydrogenase family protein — protein MPDRLAVRKTYKLYIAGAFPRSESGRSYPVTDPKGRFLANASHASRKDARDAVVAARKAFPGWSGRTPYNRGQILYRIAEMLEGRRDQFTDELRHTGASKNTAAAEVDAAVDRWVWYAGWADKLDAVAGAANPVSGPFFNFSTPEPTGVVAAIAPDSPLLGLVSVLAPVIVSGNTTVVVASEPAPLPAITLAEVLATSDLPGGVVNLLTGHRTELAPWLAAHMDVNAIDLTGALPEHVQDLEDKATGNLKRVLRPAGDWSEEPGTARLTAFLETKTVWHPVGV, from the coding sequence ATGCCTGACCGTCTGGCCGTGCGCAAAACCTACAAGCTCTACATCGCCGGGGCGTTCCCCCGATCCGAATCCGGCAGGTCCTACCCCGTGACCGACCCCAAGGGCCGCTTCCTCGCCAACGCCTCCCACGCGTCCCGCAAAGACGCCCGCGACGCCGTGGTCGCCGCCCGCAAAGCCTTCCCCGGCTGGTCGGGGCGCACCCCCTACAACCGCGGCCAGATCCTCTACCGGATCGCCGAAATGCTCGAAGGCCGCCGCGACCAGTTCACCGACGAACTCCGCCACACCGGCGCGTCCAAGAACACCGCCGCGGCCGAGGTGGACGCCGCCGTCGACCGCTGGGTCTGGTACGCGGGCTGGGCCGACAAACTCGACGCCGTCGCCGGGGCCGCCAACCCCGTCTCCGGGCCCTTCTTCAACTTCTCCACACCCGAACCCACCGGCGTCGTCGCCGCCATCGCACCCGACTCACCCCTCCTCGGCCTGGTCTCCGTCCTGGCCCCCGTCATCGTGTCCGGCAACACCACCGTCGTAGTCGCCTCCGAACCAGCGCCGCTACCCGCCATCACCCTCGCCGAAGTCCTGGCGACCTCCGACCTGCCCGGCGGTGTCGTGAACCTCCTCACCGGCCACCGCACCGAACTCGCGCCCTGGCTGGCCGCCCACATGGACGTCAACGCCATCGACCTCACCGGCGCGCTCCCCGAGCACGTCCAGGACCTGGAGGACAAGGCGACCGGGAATCTCAAGCGCGTTCTTCGCCCCGCGGGCGACTGGTCCGAAGAGCCCGGAACCGCACGCCTGACCGCGTTCCTGGAGACCAAGACCGTCTGGCATCCGGTGGGCGTCTGA
- a CDS encoding aldehyde dehydrogenase family protein, which translates to MTVFDYAPAPESRSVVDIRGSYGLFVDGEFTGGHGEPFKTINPADESVLAEVACADEADVDRAVRAARTAYDKVWGPMPGAERAKYLYRIARIVQERSRELAVLESIDNGKPIRESRDVDVPLVAAWFFYYAGWADKLRHAGFGPDPRPVGVAGQVIPWNFPLLMLAWKIAPALACGNTVVLKPAETTPLTALLFADICRQAELPPGVVNIVTGAGETGRALVAHPGVDKVAFTGSTDVGRQIARTLAGTGKKLTLELGGKAANIVYQDAALDQAVEGIVNGIFFNQGHVCCAGSRLLVQESVAGEVLERLKARMATLRVGDPLDKNTDVGAINSAAQLARIRELSDAGEAEGAERWSPPCELPSQGFWFAPTLFTGVAQSHRIAREEIFGPVLSVLTFRTPDEAVTKANNTPYGLSAGIWTEKGSQILWTAQRLRAGVVWANTFNKFDPASPFGGYKESGFGREGGRHGLEAYLNA; encoded by the coding sequence ATGACTGTGTTCGATTATGCGCCGGCGCCTGAGTCCCGTTCCGTGGTGGACATCCGCGGCTCCTACGGGCTGTTCGTCGACGGTGAGTTCACCGGCGGGCACGGCGAGCCGTTCAAGACGATCAACCCGGCCGATGAGAGTGTTCTGGCCGAGGTCGCCTGCGCGGACGAGGCCGACGTGGACCGCGCGGTGCGGGCCGCGCGCACCGCCTACGACAAGGTGTGGGGCCCGATGCCGGGGGCCGAGCGGGCCAAGTACCTGTATCGGATCGCGCGGATCGTGCAGGAGCGGTCGCGGGAGCTGGCGGTGCTGGAGTCGATCGACAACGGCAAGCCGATCCGCGAGTCGCGGGATGTGGACGTGCCGCTGGTGGCGGCGTGGTTCTTCTACTACGCCGGGTGGGCCGACAAGCTGCGCCATGCCGGGTTCGGGCCCGATCCCAGGCCGGTGGGGGTGGCGGGGCAGGTCATCCCGTGGAACTTCCCGCTGCTGATGCTGGCCTGGAAGATCGCCCCGGCGCTGGCCTGCGGCAACACCGTGGTGCTCAAGCCGGCGGAGACGACGCCGCTGACGGCGCTGCTGTTCGCCGACATCTGCCGCCAGGCCGAGCTGCCGCCCGGCGTGGTCAACATCGTCACCGGCGCGGGTGAGACCGGTCGCGCGTTGGTGGCGCATCCGGGGGTCGACAAGGTCGCCTTCACCGGTTCCACCGACGTCGGACGGCAGATCGCCCGCACCCTCGCCGGGACCGGGAAGAAGCTGACCCTGGAGCTCGGCGGCAAGGCCGCCAACATCGTCTACCAAGACGCCGCGCTCGACCAGGCCGTCGAGGGCATCGTCAACGGGATCTTCTTCAACCAGGGCCACGTGTGCTGCGCCGGGTCGCGGCTGCTGGTCCAGGAGTCGGTCGCCGGCGAGGTCCTGGAGCGGCTGAAGGCCCGGATGGCCACGCTGCGGGTCGGTGACCCCCTCGACAAGAACACCGACGTCGGCGCGATCAACTCCGCCGCCCAACTCGCCAGAATCCGCGAACTGTCCGATGCCGGGGAGGCCGAGGGCGCCGAGCGCTGGTCGCCGCCCTGTGAGCTGCCGTCCCAGGGGTTCTGGTTCGCGCCCACCCTGTTCACCGGAGTGGCGCAGTCGCACCGGATCGCCCGCGAGGAGATCTTCGGGCCGGTCCTGTCCGTGCTGACGTTCCGCACCCCCGACGAGGCCGTCACCAAGGCCAACAACACCCCCTACGGGTTGTCGGCGGGCATCTGGACCGAGAAGGGGTCGCAGATCCTGTGGACCGCGCAGCGGCTGCGGGCCGGGGTGGTGTGGGCCAACACCTTCAACAAGTTCGACCCGGCCTCCCCCTTCGGCGGCTACAAGGAATCGGGGTTCGGCCGCGAGGGCGGACGCCACGGACTGGAGGCCTACCTCAATGCCTGA